Within the Danaus plexippus chromosome 25, MEX_DaPlex, whole genome shotgun sequence genome, the region ACTTCGTCTATActgattatttatgtttaataactgAATGGTGAGACAGTTTTTAAAGAAAGCGCAATCTTTCATATGCTCTATATTAATGGTACAGATTTATATCTTGCTTGAATCGCGCCATAACTACggtatattttctaaaataaaaataaattacgatgtttttttttaatattaattagtaaaaattttaatatacaaccgttttacaataatttaatatgcactaatgtattttttcttttacggTATACCTAATAGGCAAGCTTTGTCAATATCGAGCAAACGGAGCTATTAGAAGAAAATGCTAGTAggatttagatatttttattgcaattaaaatctattgaaGCGGACAAATactatacttaaataatattaatcttagCACCAAATAattgatacaaatatacatttgtaaaagaactgcaaaattatatgtatacatatgtacatatattgtttttcattctatgttataaatatttcaatgtctAATGTAAGTGTGTAATTGagaaatattatgtaacaagTGTGagagaaacaaaaacaaacagactgctgtattttaaactaacatataacgatttaaaaataaaaaaaatatgtcgtgTGGAATATACGCTAACATGCTAACACTCGGTAAATATAAAGGACATTGATACACAAAAACATAATTCAATTGTTTATTTCCACCAATAGCATGAATAATACCGAagacatacaaacaaattattcgCCGTATTTTCCGCAAAAAACTATGCTTAATGATGGACCATGCAcgattagaaatataaatggcGAAGCAGATCCTATTTCATTAGGGCTAGTAGATTTGGCAACATTTGCTGGTGTGTACGCAGCGGCTGTGGTCCCTGTTTCTGAAACCGTCACCGTCACCCTTTGTTCAAAGCTCTGTATGTACAAGTTGTCTGATGATATACCAGAAAAGTCCGCCTCGTCtggtaaaaaaacatttattattcccATAGACATGAACGGCTCATTTAACACTTGTAATGATGTTAAGGAAAATTTCGGCAATTCGATCACAGTTTCCTTCGAGCCttctgtatataatttttgaaatatgtcGTCCAACTTTTTAAGGGCCAGGTTTGTTATCACATCCTTAAGGGCAACACCATAACGGGGTCGAATTACGAGCATGCTAAAATCAAAATCACTCGCATAAGATAATTCTAATACCGAAGCATGCAACCACTCTACATCagtgtaaaaaaattcacCAGTTTGACGCATCACGAATCGATCGCTAAGGGAGATATCAAAAGGTTTGGCCCAAGCGGCCTCGAATTCCACAACACCGCTCACGATCATCGAAGTGTCCTTAAAATCACTTGGATGAAAAATAATTCGCTTTGGTATAAGAAAGTAATTAGATTGTATGTAGTTATTTGCTGAATCAGACGCCAAAACATTATCATCGAAATTGAGCTTTTTTAGTGACACTCCAGAAGCCATGATGCTGTCTTCAAAGTTACTCGTTAACTGCAGTCTAGAGTCATAGAAAAcagtattgtttattttaaaagatgctCCCGGTTTTATTGTGGTCATTAAATCGTTTATGTGGTTGTAAATtgagttgaaatattttcctttccGTCTTGACACACCCATCGTTTTATGCAGTTGGTTCCAACTGTCTTCCGACGTCATGAAAGCAACAAGCGAAACCAGATTCCATAAAGTGTAAGGTGCAAGCAGCCCACAATCATTTCGCTGCTCCGTATAGTTGAACAAGTGGAAGCTCAGATTTCTTACCTTTTCGCCGAATGATCTTAAATCAGTGTAGGGAATTACATTTTTGGTTTTACATAAAGCAGGAGAAAATATGTCTAACAATCTGCAGAGAACCAGTAACTGAAGCAAGTTGCGACGCAGCGAGCTCATTGTCGCGTAACCAATCCATGACAACACTGATATGTAACAAAACTTGCGTGATGCATTTTTAGATCGGTTATAGTTCATCGTTATCTTCATTTAATCGCCGTGTTTTCCCATCATATCATCAAATCCTTGTAAgttcaataacaatattttattatataaatgtattattccTTTTTACCGGTAATATTTCATGTGGACTTAAAATCTAATGGACATTAAAACAGAAAGACGTCTAAGCCCTAAGGTGATTATAAATCAAGAGAATGTATCAACAAACACTAATTTCAAGTTCTTTGGTGTTGGGAAGCTATTTGCAGGGTTCTTAAGTCGAAATTCTGATCAAATTTCTTTCAGGAAGATTTTCCGGTTACATTTCCTTGAACAATATCAAGTAAATCGTTCCCCACTTCTCTAGTTCAAGGTGGTTATGGATccgaataaaaacaattttataattgtgcCTAAATAGGATTAACgtaatctaaatattatttttgcctGAGATTCAAAAAGGATTTTACAAACGTTATCGCACCTGAATAGACAAACAGGCCTCTTATGCATGGATCACACGGTTTTTCAATTACCATGTTAAGtgt harbors:
- the LOC116775310 gene encoding serine protease inhibitor 77Ba-like, whose amino-acid sequence is MSSLRRNLLQLLVLCRLLDIFSPALCKTKNVIPYTDLRSFGEKVRNLSFHLFNYTEQRNDCGLLAPYTLWNLVSLVAFMTSEDSWNQLHKTMGVSRRKGKYFNSIYNHINDLMTTIKPGASFKINNTVFYDSRLQLTSNFEDSIMASGVSLKKLNFDDNVLASDSANNYIQSNYFLIPKRIIFHPSDFKDTSMIVSGVVEFEAAWAKPFDISLSDRFVMRQTGEFFYTDVEWLHASVLELSYASDFDFSMLVIRPRYGVALKDVITNLALKKLDDIFQKLYTEGSKETVIELPKFSLTSLQVLNEPFMSMGIINVFLPDEADFSGISSDNLYIQSFEQRVTVTVSETGTTAAAYTPANVAKSTSPNEIGSASPFIFLIVHGPSLSIVFCGKYGE